A genomic region of Dehalococcoidia bacterium contains the following coding sequences:
- a CDS encoding DEAD/DEAH box helicase: MPSEIESSAFLSRLKESSEYAARIAHIERIHPRAARRGELSRPLNAELQQALENAGLFPFYSHQAQAVNAARSGSNVFLVTPSASGKTLGYNVPVLDRLLSHSRSRALYLFPTKALAQDQLRGLKELIDALQPSAVKDADCTTFDGDTAREDRREVKKSARIVLSNPDMLHVGILPNHESWSSFLRNLSYVVVDEAHVYRGVFGSNVANVLRRLRRLCQQYGSSPQFICCSATIANPKEHIENLVGLPFDVIDVDGSPYGGKDFVFWNPPLIADKKGGEARRSANSESSLLFTELVKSDMRTIDFAKSRKLTELIYMYTRDRLRKEAPRLAEKIMPYRAGYIAEERRFIERRLFDGGITGIVSTNAMELGVDIGDLDATVLTGYPGSVSSTWQQAGRSGRRGERSLSFLIAMDDPLDQYFMRHPEAFFGRIYESAIINQSNPYIFRQHLLCAAWERPLDNLDADIFGTKYVDARNELEAEGLLRQRGGKWFLSPQISYPAEGVNIRSASSDRYSVIDVADGNREIETVDASVAFWQLHPGAIYLHQGETYHVTELDIPSRTAYVKPVDIEYYTQVREVEDLSVKSVVKNKDVGEVKVCLGGVTVTNQVISYRKKRQFSDEVIGEEPLDLPPTVFSSVAFWFDIPRKIVHQLAELGLDFAGGIHATEHAAIALLPLFALCDRNDIGGVSTPLHADTGKPQIFIYDAYPGGVGIAERGYEFIEELWKATLTLLKDCPCESGCPACVQSPKCGNYNEPLDKRAAVVILEGLVNKASSG, from the coding sequence ATGCCCTCTGAAATCGAATCCTCTGCATTTCTGTCGCGTCTCAAGGAATCATCCGAATATGCCGCCCGTATCGCACATATCGAGCGCATCCACCCCCGCGCCGCCCGCCGCGGCGAGCTGTCCCGCCCCCTGAACGCGGAACTGCAGCAGGCGCTGGAGAACGCCGGGCTGTTCCCCTTCTACAGTCACCAGGCGCAGGCGGTTAACGCCGCCCGCTCCGGCTCCAATGTGTTTCTTGTGACGCCCTCCGCCAGCGGCAAGACGCTGGGCTATAACGTGCCCGTCCTCGATCGATTGCTGTCGCACAGCCGCAGCCGCGCGCTGTACCTTTTCCCGACCAAGGCGCTGGCGCAGGACCAGCTGCGCGGCCTGAAGGAGCTGATCGATGCGCTTCAGCCGTCGGCGGTCAAAGACGCGGACTGCACCACGTTCGATGGCGACACAGCCAGAGAGGATCGGCGTGAAGTAAAAAAATCGGCGCGCATCGTGCTCAGCAACCCGGATATGCTGCACGTCGGCATACTGCCCAACCACGAGTCGTGGTCGTCTTTCCTGCGCAATCTTTCCTATGTTGTCGTCGACGAAGCGCACGTGTACCGCGGCGTCTTCGGTTCCAACGTCGCCAACGTCCTCCGTCGCTTACGTCGCTTATGCCAGCAGTACGGCTCATCGCCGCAATTTATCTGCTGCTCGGCTACCATCGCCAACCCCAAAGAGCATATCGAAAATCTCGTCGGCCTGCCGTTCGATGTCATCGACGTTGACGGCTCCCCCTACGGCGGCAAGGATTTCGTCTTCTGGAACCCTCCGCTCATCGCAGATAAGAAGGGCGGCGAGGCGCGGCGCAGCGCCAACTCGGAGTCCAGCCTGCTCTTCACCGAGCTGGTCAAGTCCGACATGCGCACCATCGATTTCGCCAAATCGCGCAAGCTGACCGAGCTCATCTACATGTACACGCGCGACCGCTTGCGCAAGGAGGCGCCGCGGCTGGCGGAGAAGATAATGCCCTACCGCGCCGGCTACATCGCGGAGGAGCGCCGCTTCATCGAGCGCCGGCTCTTCGACGGCGGCATCACGGGCATCGTGTCGACGAATGCGATGGAGCTCGGAGTCGATATTGGTGATTTAGATGCCACCGTGCTCACCGGCTATCCCGGCAGCGTGTCCAGCACCTGGCAGCAGGCGGGGCGCAGCGGCCGACGGGGGGAGCGCTCGCTGAGCTTCCTCATCGCCATGGACGACCCGCTGGACCAGTATTTCATGCGCCACCCGGAGGCCTTCTTCGGTAGAATATATGAGAGCGCTATCATCAACCAGTCGAATCCTTATATCTTCAGGCAGCACCTGCTGTGCGCGGCATGGGAGCGCCCGCTGGATAACCTCGACGCCGATATCTTCGGCACGAAGTATGTCGACGCCCGCAACGAGCTTGAGGCTGAAGGATTGCTGCGCCAGCGCGGCGGCAAGTGGTTCCTCTCGCCGCAGATATCGTATCCGGCGGAGGGGGTCAACATCCGCTCGGCCTCATCCGACCGCTATAGTGTTATCGATGTCGCGGACGGCAACCGCGAGATCGAGACCGTGGACGCGTCGGTGGCCTTCTGGCAGCTGCACCCCGGCGCGATTTACCTGCACCAGGGCGAGACCTATCATGTCACCGAGCTGGACATACCGTCGCGCACTGCTTATGTAAAGCCTGTAGATATCGAATACTACACACAGGTGCGCGAGGTCGAGGACCTGTCGGTCAAGAGCGTCGTCAAGAATAAGGACGTCGGCGAGGTCAAGGTTTGCCTGGGCGGCGTCACCGTGACCAACCAGGTCATCTCCTATCGCAAGAAGCGCCAGTTCAGCGATGAGGTCATTGGCGAGGAGCCCCTCGATCTGCCGCCGACGGTCTTCTCCTCTGTGGCCTTCTGGTTCGATATCCCGCGCAAGATCGTCCACCAGCTTGCCGAGCTGGGCCTCGATTTCGCCGGCGGCATCCACGCCACCGAGCACGCGGCGATTGCTTTACTGCCCCTCTTCGCCCTGTGCGACCGCAACGATATCGGCGGCGTCTCCACTCCGCTCCATGCCGATACGGGCAAGCCGCAGATATTCATCTATGATGCCTATCCCGGCGGCGTGGGCATAGCCGAGCGCGGCTATGAGTTTATCGAGGAGCTATGGAAGGCAACGCTTACGTTATTGAAAGACTGTCCCTGCGAGTCCGGCTGCCCGGCGTGCGTGCAGTCGCCCAAGTGCGGCAACTACAACGAGCCGCTGGATAAGAGGGCGGCGGTGGTTATTTTGGAGGGGTTGGTTAACAAAGCGAGTAGCGGGTAG
- a CDS encoding DUF503 domain-containing protein yields MHVGTCIVKLRLPENGSLKGKRQVSKSIIERTKHRFNVAIAEVEDQDRWQTLTLGVSCVSNSGPHANEILSKVVNFIENNRFDAELVDYEIEIINAL; encoded by the coding sequence GTGCATGTCGGTACCTGCATAGTGAAGCTGCGCCTGCCTGAGAACGGCTCTCTTAAGGGCAAGAGGCAGGTCTCAAAGTCGATAATCGAGAGAACGAAGCACAGGTTCAATGTCGCCATAGCCGAGGTCGAGGACCAGGACCGCTGGCAGACATTAACGCTGGGGGTGTCCTGCGTCTCCAACAGCGGCCCGCACGCCAACGAAATCCTCTCAAAAGTGGTCAATTTCATCGAGAACAACAGGTTCGATGCGGAACTGGTCGACTACGAGATAGAGATCATCAATGCCCTCTGA
- a CDS encoding zinc-ribbon domain containing protein, protein MSFQDKTLTCRDCGKEFVFSAGEQEFYQSRGLEREPARCKECRTVRRRNRTGETRQMFTVICASCGKETEVPFEPKGDRPVYCNDCFQKVRSTR, encoded by the coding sequence ATGTCATTTCAAGACAAGACACTGACGTGTCGGGATTGCGGGAAGGAATTTGTGTTCAGCGCGGGCGAGCAGGAGTTCTATCAGTCGCGGGGCCTGGAGCGGGAGCCTGCGCGCTGCAAGGAATGCCGTACCGTGAGGAGGCGCAACCGCACCGGCGAGACCCGTCAGATGTTCACGGTGATCTGCGCGTCGTGCGGCAAGGAGACAGAGGTTCCCTTTGAGCCCAAGGGAGACCGCCCGGTTTACTGCAACGACTGCTTCCAGAAAGTCAGAAGCACGCGGTAA